The Girardinichthys multiradiatus isolate DD_20200921_A chromosome 9, DD_fGirMul_XY1, whole genome shotgun sequence genome segment ACAAAATCACCTTGCTTCCACCACCTTCTCTAGATTTTCTCAGGACTGTGGAGGATCCAGAGACTCTGCATACAAGTATTTGGTAAAGATCTCTCTCTCTGCATGCTTTAATCTTTTGAGATGCTTTAGGAAAAGATTAATTGACATCCTATTAGTAAAAGCACTCGATAACTACGATCAATGTACATGACTTGGAATCTATGACTGTATGATAATCACGACAGCAACTCCTTAAGCTTTTAAGTTCCTATATATAAGGCCTAAAATCAAGAATATTTGAAGATAGTCATTAGAAGCAGGTTCTTGAAAATTCAGGAAGTAAAATGCATGTTTGGGAGTTTGAAATGATCTGTCTGCATCTGCTACCCCTACTTGAAAGACCTGTTGCTTCTGACAGGTGTGCATAATTAGGTATTGAACCTGCAATAAATATCTCTGTAAATGAAGTATATCcccaaaatatgtaaaaagaaataatgacaGGCTGTAAAAATAGCTTTTAGTCTTTTTAATTTGCACAACAGTGGGGATATTTTTAACAACAGCAATTTCTAATAcggttttctttccatttaaaagCACTCACATTAAAATGAATGCATTCATAAGAAAAGTAAGACCCCGTCCGaccacattttatttccacacATTTGATTTTTTAGCGAATAAATATCTCTTCTAAATCAATGGCCTTCTGACAAGGCTGAACAAATGAAGATTTCtaaagttagaaaaaaaaactgctgcttcaaaaaataaaaacttaaaccaGAAAAAATGATTTGAATTTATGAGCTTTCACATATTTCTTCTCTCTCTTTGATAATGCCGTAAGCTTTACCTAAAGTCCTGCTGTTGAAGccccttttttatttgtatcaCCCATCAGAGTGCATGGCTGACAAATAGAATACAGCAGATCATGAAACATTAAGCACCAGGCAGGCGTAAAGAGAAAAGCTACCTGTCAAATCCTTTTCTGTGATTCCTTCTCAGTAAAATCACACGATACTGCACTGTGTGGATCAAGTCCAACGATAATAATGACATGTAGACTCAGTGTAACGTATCCAAACAGATAAGGCACCTCATTTCCCACAAATGCTTCCTTTATGGCCACAAAATGTCAAGTCACAATTCACCAGTTCAGCTTCTTTATGGTAATATCACAGCACCTTATGGGCTTCCAAACTAGCCATAAAGCAGTGAATTACTTTGAAGTAATGAGATGCATCCCTGGGAAAGGACCTTTGTCAGATCCTGTAGAGATATCTCTGTGTTGGTAAACATAGGATGAAATGTGCAAATGGTCTTTTCTTGCTTTTAACATGTTTCCAACACATTTCTCATTACTGTCTGAGcctattttaaattaaaaaaaaaaatagtgctTTATGGATTGCAGTTAGTTGGTTGGATGGACGGTTGGACAAAGACAGATGActaataaatggatggatgaataaataaatggatgGTTAACTTGACGGACaaggaaaaaaatgaacaaatgaatggGCAGATGagggatatacaggtccttctcaaaatattagcatattttgattaagttaattattttccataatgtaatgatgaaaatttaacattcatatattttagattcattgcacactaactgaaatatttcaggtcttttattgtcttaatacggatgattttggcatacagctcatgaaaacccaaaattcctttctcacaaaattagcatatcattaaaagggtctctaaacgagctatgaacctaatcatctgaatcaacgagttaactttaaacacctgcaaaagattcctgaggcctttaaaactcccagcctggttcatcactcaaaaccccaatcatgggtaagactgccgacctgactgctgtccagaaggccactattgacaccctcaagcaagagggtaagacacagaaagaaatttctgaacgaataggctgttcccagagtgctgtatcaaggcacctcagtgggaagtctgtgggaaggaaaaagtgtggcagaaaacgctgcacaacgagaaaaggtgaccagaccctgaggaagattgtggagaagggccgattccagaccttgggggacctgcggaagcagtggactgagtctggagtagaaacatccagagccaccgtgcacaggcgtgtgcaggaaatgggctacaggtgccgcattccccaggtcaagccacttttgaaccagaaacagcgacagaagcgcctgacctgggctacagagaagcagcactggactgttgctcagtggtccaaagtacttttttcggatgaaagcaaattctgcatgtcattcggaaatcaaggtgccagagtctggaggaagattggggagaaggaaatgccaaaatgccagaagtccagtgtcaagtacccacagtcagtgatggtctggggtgccgtgtcagctgctggtgttggtccactgtgttttatcaagggcagggtcaatgcagctagctatcaggagattttggagcacttcatgcttccatctgctgaaaagctttatggagatgaagatttcatttttcagcacgacctgacacctgctcacagtgccaaaaccactggtaaatggtttactgactatggtatcactgtgctcaattggcctgccaactctcctgacctgaaccccatagagaatctgtgggatattgtgaagagaacgttgagagactcaagacccaacactctggatgagctaaaggccgctatcgaagcatcctgggcctccataagacctcagcagtgccacaggctgattgcctccatgccacgccgcattgaagcagtcatttctgcaaaaggattcccgaccaagtattgagtgcataactgtacatgattatttgaaggttgatgtttttgtattaaaaacacttttcttttattggtcggatgaaatatgctaattttgtgagataggaattttgggttttcatgaactgtatgccacaatcatccgtattaagacaataaaagacctgaaatatttcagttagtgtgcaatgaatctaaaatatatgaatgttaaattttcatcatgacattatggaaaataatgaactttatcacaatatgctaatattttgagaaggacctgtatagacagtggatggatgaatggatggaggactgttaatagtttaaatctacctcaaatcaaattaaaatgagatgaacagatggataGTCAGCCAAGTActgtaggtggatggatggactgtcTCAAAATATGTTAATATCTTCTGTACTTACGCAGATCTGGAAACTACTCGTATCTTACATTTCTCTACACAGAGTGGtaacattttttaattgttttaggtTGATCtctaaaatgtttctaaagtTTTTATGCTTGAATGATTAAGAATAATTATAGTTggtagctaaaaaaaaaaaaaaaagtctggtacaaactttaaaaaacagtaattatttcattttggcATTACACAAGGCAGATAACCCCACCACCTTCCAGCTCAATTCAACTGAACTCTGAGGTGATGTGAAAACAACTAATAGTGTAAGAAGAATCTACAAAAGCTAGGATATGTCTTATCGAGAATTAATTATCTTACATTAGAGAGGTTGATCTCTACAGTGTTGAAGAATGTTCCTCTTCTTTCATAGCTTCATTACCAAGATTCATCAGAAGGGGGTTTAGGGGTATGCCTCTCCATACTGCAGTCCTTGTTTGCATATCACCTTACAAATTTTTGACCTGGCTTTGACCCCCATCTGAACATATTTAATCAGACTAATAATAGCTAGTGTAAATCTAGAATGAACACATGAACTGGAGCCCGTTTTATGGCTCAGTGAGCGCCATCGTTTTGTGCTGAagcataaaatggaaaaaccaacatttacacacacaccaGCTAGAAGCACGGAGTTCCTATGGACTGTATGAAAATTATCTGTCATAATAAAGAGAGGTTTAAATCCCTTTTAGAGTCCAAGACTGGAACTGGTTCAGAGTGATAACCCACCTGTAGTGTAATGAAAGAGCCTGAGAATGGAGAGTAGATATTTGCAGAGTCAAACATAGCccaaatacatttcaaaatctCTGCAACTCGTGTATTTTCACGTCTGAGGATTAAACGTTTGGAAATAATGGCAAAGCGTGATTATCTTTAACATTGCCATAAATCTGagtttaaataaagattgtgtGCTTAATTGAAGCAGTGTTCTGAAAGCTAGAGCGCTAGATAAGAGGACTTGTTTAAAATCCCCATTGATCATTTTCTCTTTAACAACAGGCTCTAATGGAAGTAAAAGCTTTATTTCTCATCGCATTGAGACGGAGTCCACATAGTAATTCCAGTGTTTGCAGTTTCACCCGttgttccatttaaaaaaatcccttTACTGCCATCTAGTGTTGCTTTTTATTAGTATTAATCTGATGGTCTGtgcattattttgttaaaatggaAACAATTAACTAGCATGATGACTGCAATGCCAATTCAAACAATATGAGGATAAAACCAAGCAGCAAAGCAaggaacattttttttacttaactGAACGTTGTCTtctaaaagcctaaacagtaaTAGAGCACAGATATATACATTCAGAAATCCAAAATTACTGCATTATCTCTACATGGCAGCTCCTGCAGAAACCTGGAGGTTTTAAATTGTAAACACTTAATTTTACACATACATTGATCCTGTTTAATGTGTAACTCCAAACGGTACAatttattgtacatttttaatattttaggtgCATCCATGTTGATTTTGTTACTTTCTAGATAAAGCTCAAGCTGAATGTAAGGCAAAAATGTGGAAACTTTCAGGCTCTGCATTTTTACCTTGAGCATTAAATCCAAAATTACATATTTATGTCAGTAACATTTCTTGGAAACAAATGTTTGCAGGTaataatctaaaaaacaaaaggccACAAAGTTTCAACTCTAGAgagaacaattttcttttagagaaaactgaacacagggatattttttcctttcatcgagttttaaatgtttttaccaaGCCTATAGGTGGTTTATTAAAGTGTAGTTTAGATTGGGTTCCTCAATTTGCTACATAGTCTaaacataaatgtttctctttctgtCAAATATTTTAAGCAACATGAACTTAAGAGAACTCAGCAACcaaaagttcatttatatatatatatatatatatataaaaaaaaatctttatgaaaacattttattaaaagataCAATATGTGGTACACAATTTCTGACAAAGTATCATTTAGGTAAAGCAATCCAAAGCAAACCCATGTTTTCCATCACTTCAAAATAACTGAACTAGACCAGGAGCGATAAGATCATTTTGTCAAGATTCtaacttaaaacaataacaataaaatcaaaatatgcTTGGCTTCCATTTccttcaatttgtttttatttgacaacaaaatgtttttgctaAAGTAGGAGTCGTTTATTTCTTTTCCATGCACAACCTTTACTGTGTCAATATCCAGGTTCTGATCCAATGCTTCACCTGTAAAGTTTTCTCTTCTTCATCAGCAGTCTTGCAAGATGTTGTCGTTTCCTGAATAATTAATCTGTCCAGGACTGAAGCTTTGTGCAGTCAAAGCAGACTGCTGGTGGGATTCCATCTAAAAAGAATTGGGTCTCTCTGTACTTCGATGCTGCTGAGCCAGCTTACCGTAGCCGCCTCTGGCTGGGTCGTAGTCCTGCCTGTACTCATCCCTCACCTgcacaacaaagaaaacagagcCAGAGGCAACAGTTGCACTCAGGTGGTATACACTGTtatatacaagggttggacaatgaaacacctgtcattttagtgtgggaggtttcatggctaaattggaccagcctggtagtcagtcttcattgattccacattgcaccagtaagagcagagtgtgaaggttcaattagcagggtaagagcacagttttactcaaaatattgaaatgcaccaacattatgggtgacataccagagttcaaaagaggacaaattgttggtgcacgtcttgctggcgcatctgtgaccaagacagcaagtctttgtgatgtatcaagagccacggtatccagggtaatgtcagcataccaccaagaaggacgaaccacatccaacaggattaactgtggacgcaagaggaagctgtctgaaagggatgttcgggtgctaacccggattgtatccaaaaaacataaaaccacagctgcccaaatcacggcagaattaaatgtgcacctcaactctcctgtttccaccagaactgtccgtcgggagctccacagggtcaatatacacggccgggctgctatagccaaacctttggtcactcatgccaatgccaaacgtcggtttcaatggtgcaaggagcgcaaatcttgggctgtggacaatgtgaaacatgtattgttctctgatgagtccacctttactgttttccccacatccaggagcgttacggtgtggagaagccccaaagaagcgtatcacccagactgttgcatgcccagagagaagcatgggggtggatcagtgatggtttgggctgccatatcatggcattcccttggcccaatacttgtgctagatgggcgcgtcactgccaaggactaccgaaccattcttgaggaccatgtgcatccaatggttcaaatattgtatcctgaaggtggtgccgtgtatcaggatgacaatgcaccaatacgcacagcaagactggtgaaagattggtttgatgaacatgaaagtgaagttgaacatctcccatgacctgcacagtcaccagatctaaatattattgagccactttggggtgttttggaggagcgagtcagtaaacgttttcctccatcagtatcacgtagtgacctggccactatcctgcaagaagaatggcttaaaatccctctgaccactgtgcaggacttgtatacgtcattcccaagacgaactgacgctgtattggccgcaaaaggaggccctacaccatactaataaattattgtggtctaaaaccaggtgtttcagtttcattgtccaacccctgtatctatTTTCCAAACTGTTTGACACttaatcagactaaacctttcaGTCAGGTTACAAACATATCTATTggctaaatgtcagaataatacAAGACAACATTTTAAGAGAATCTGTCATTACCTTCTTAAAATTGAGAAGTTTACATACTCTTAAGATTTCTACACGATTGAACAATTTGGCTAAACCCATATGATGAAgccatggctttgtaagctcATGAcaggttaattcacaacatttgcgTTAAATGaaggcacacctgtggatgtattttaaggcaacacctcaaacacacaggagggaaaCTTTGGACCTCTATAAACCTGGTTCAGCTTTGGGTACATTATTTAGATCCCTGAAGGTGTcacgttcatctgttcaaaaaCTTACATGCAAGCGAAAACAACACAGTAATGTCGACCTGTAATACAGCTCAGGAATGAGACATGCTCTGTGTCACAGAGATGGACATGAGTGTATTAAGTctagaacaaaagcaaaagatgtTGAGAGGATGCTGGCTGAAGCggataatgacatgagcttaaAGGCCGCTTCAAGAGGTAGATGCCAATACTCCAAAgccaacataaaaagccagtttatagTTTGCAAACAGACATAGGGACATAGACGTAAATGTTTTTGGGATGTACCCCTTTGGGCTACTAAAACAAAAGTTTGTGCCTGGCCGTAATGACCGTCATTtggagggaaaatggagaagctcgcaagcctgagaacaccgtGCCAATTGTGACGTAACAGGAGGGGGCTCCTTGGCAGCATCAAGTTGTGTGACATGCAAGGAGCAGGGAGGAAAGGGACACTTCACACAATAGATGGCAGAACATTATGTAAaaatactgaagcaacatcAAGACATCAggcaggaagttaaagcttgaaCACAAATGAGTTTTCACTAcagacaatgacccaaagcataccaccaaattagttaAAAAGTGCTTGAAGAACAACATCAATGTTTTAatgtggccatcacaaagcccctATCTCAATCAAATAGAAAGTTTGTGGGCAGAGCTCTAAAGTTGTGTGTAAGCAAGGCAACCTACAAACCTAACTCAGTTATACCTGTTCCCTCAGGAAGAATGGGCCAACATGCAAGCAaactatagtgagaagcttgtgAACAGATACACAAAAAGTTTGATCCAAATCATACAGGTTAAAAAGCAATAAATTCAACCTGTAAGGAAATCCCACCTTAGGAAATGTATGTCAACCTctgggcagactgacagacatTCACAGGCTTTCAAGTAGAAGTAAAATTTGTATTCCTAACtgaccaaaaacagaaagtgagcgaaaaaaggttatgtgtgtttttacacAGTATATGTTCATACAAatcatgttcaaaataatagtcCAACTAGACTAACCAGATCAATGAATGCTAATGGTAGAAATCACATTACCACATGGCAAATAATTTACCAGCAGGTGTCATAAAAAACCAACATTTATCCTGAACCTGTTTAATTGAATAATTGatggaaataattttcaaaaataatggCAGTGTGGATTTGATTCAACGAGGTCATTAATTCTGTGAAGAAACAGCTGTCAGGTAGGATGACGCCAACACGTTCTACATGCATTTCTCTTTGACACCCCACAGAAAAAACGGAATCATTCCAGACATTGTTCAGGAGGACAGCGTACTTTGATTAGGACGTTGATTGGAGAGGGGAAAACGTATGACGAAATGTAGAAAATCTTCAATGCTTTAAGATTGAAAGCAAAACCAGAGAGATGTGGAAGAAGACATGAGACTACCATTGTAATGGATCGAAGAATAGCCAGATGGCAAAGACTCAGCCAATGATCAGCTCCAGAGTGACCAAAGAACCTCTGAAGTTAACGATGGGTACAGTGACAACTAGAAGACGCCTGTGTGAAGCTAATCTTTTGACAAGAAACCTCCACAAAGTCCCAATGTTAAAGACATTTTTTGAAGTGGATCCAATCTGTCAAAGAACACATCAACTGGCCTAAAGATAAatggagaaacattttgtgGACTGATGAAAGTAAGACTGTTCGTTTTATGTCCAAGGCCtgtagaaatataacaaaatccTTGAAGAAGTCACGTTGCCTTATGCCAAAGAGGAAATGCCCTTGAAATGggtgtttcaacaagacaaaaaccccaaaacactcCATTGAGCGAGCAGCATTTTGGTTTCAAACCAGCTAAATCAATGGTATGGAGTGGCCAGCCCAATCACTGGATCTTAATCCGACTGCAAACTTGTGTTTTTGAGGCTAAACCAAGTAAATCTGAGGAATTGTGGAAAGTTGCCAAATCATCCTGGGCTGGAACACCTGTCCACAGGTGTTCCAGAAGCTGGTCAACTCCATGCAACACAGATGTTAAACAGTTCTCAGAAACAGTGGTTATAcaactaaatattaaattaatgaTTCACAGGAATAATAAATCCTAAAGATGTCAAGACTCCGTGCAGGCcagtcaaataaaacaaaacttaatttaGAAGGTCAATATTTTAATCCCCTGCAATGCCTTGCAGATCCTAAAGGAATCAAAATATCAGCTTGCCACTGACAAATATAGTGGAGAAACACATAGCAGGGATGGGCTTTAGGCagaaaaatagagaaatatGACATATCAGATCATATGAGCATGCACAGTTCAGCAAAGCcttaaatactgcattttacatccTTTTATTCTAGGTTTAACTGAATAAATAGGTTCCAACAAGTTAAATGTAGGGAACTTTGCAAAATGCCAACGCTGCAACCAGCTAAGAGctctgggattttttttttaacacaataaTTGATTCTTGCAGGGGTAATGtacttaaaaaaattagagCACAACTGATTAAAGCCTTTATTCTTACCTGTCCTCCAGATTTGCCACGGCCGTATTGTCTGCCCTCCTTAAAGCCGGCATCCCAGTCTGTCCTGATGATTCGATCATCCAGCCTCGTACCGTTAACAAAGCGCATGGCATTCTCCGCATCTCCCCGCGTGTAATATCTGATACAGCAGCAGCTAAGGTTTCTGTCTTTCAAACTTTGTTCTGAAGGTTGCTAACCAGTTATGGTGGACATTGTAACTTTATTTTTCCTGTATATTTGgtattttaaaacatacttAAAAGGATACTCTACAAAACAGAATCCACACGCAGTCTTCTTGACTTTATCCAGGCCAATAACGATGCGCTTGACATCGCCACATTTTGAGAACAACTCATGTACCTATTTACAGAACAGACTGAATATAAATGGACCTGAAATACTTCAGTTTTCAAGTAAtccaaaataaacttttaatttgGCTGTAAATATAGATTTCTAAGGTATACCATGCAAGACAACAGTTGCTAGTGATAAACCTTTGCGgaaacaaaattaacaaaaagcGATATAAAACACAAAGGTAACCGTTTGACAATCAAGCAGCAGAGCTTCAGCttaaattttccattttttgtcaTAAAAACATCACAGGTGGAGGATTTTTTCCCCCTCAAACTTTAATGTCCGATTGTAACTGATGATCTTACCTGCTCCTCAGTGGTGTAGAAGGAGAGGTTCCCAACATACAGAGTATTGCTCTGCTTCAGCAGCTTTTCCTGTTCATAGCGATTCCCCTGATGAATAAGAAGCAGTACAATAAAGTGAGTAAAACCTGCCCCAAGAAAGCTTAAGACTTGAAATTCCATCTAAGATCTTTTACTAATCAAGTtgtaagatttttttaacaACGGTATACTAAATGTatactaaaataatgtttctccTCCACTGAGCAAATTGAGAAATTGTGCTTTTTATGTATGAATGTAGATGCATCATGTATGCAAGTGTTGATTTTGACTATGTGATTtgtgtattttaatttgatatcTTTTCTGGCTACATGCTGAAGGAAAATGTCAATATTTGTAAATTGTTTTGCTTAATAATGTATTTAAACAAGCAAATAAtatgacatcttaaaacgtgacattttcttgattttagatatagacaaatctttttttaatcaatccACAAAATCAAGTATGAAgaagatttttcattttttggcaCATTAAACCATCACAAGAGGTGCAaaattaaagctggaaaaaacaaaatgtaaaccatGTGAAATGTGAGTTAGAATTGTGAACATCTTTAGTGTTTTATTATCAAAGCATAGGTGGACCTTACAATTTTAAactcattttcattcatttgttaatcgtttattattaaaaagagaaaaaaaactgtttatttactgTCAAAATCCACGCCATGAATATGATCTGAGGCTCCCTCCCATTAATCAAtggagtaaaaaacaaacaaacaaacggagttttggtctttagaaaaGAGGTTATTTGTGATATAACTGAAGAGGATAGCCTCTACATTCATCCAGGAGGGAGGGATAAAACAGTACCGTTACTGATTTTACAAAACCCATTCGCGTTTAACAATTCCACTGAGATGACTTCATTTGAAATACCGCTAGAGCGACTTGTAGGAAGAAACACTGATTAAGAACAATATCATTCGCTTTTAATTTGTTGCTGCTTATAATCATAAGGAGATACACTATTTGGGTTAGCATAATTTATCATCGTACACAACAAAATTATATTGCCTTTAAACAAGTATATGTCAACGCCGTTTTTCTTATACGTGTAACAAATTCAAGTCAAACTCAGCGTTAACCGGATAACCCACTGATTGTGACAAATGAGTCTGAGGCGTTTGCTTTACGTGTTGGCTAACTTCCGCCCAGTTAAAGCGAAACAAACCTTCATGTTGCCGTGAATACGATTCTTCCTCGCTCACCTTAAAATGCTGGTCTCTGTACTGGCTGATTTCAGTGTATGAATCGCTCTTCAAAGCGTCTAGCTTCGCAGACATTGTTGAGAAATCGTAGCTACGCGCTCCGTTGCTTTTCAAAGCTTAGAACAGGATAAGAACTTCCGGTTACGCTGTGCATCTGTTAAAGGGCTCCGCCAAAGCTGATTATAAGCAGCGCCCTCTGCTGGTAAGTGGTTTATTTAGGTATGGTACTAGTCTGGTTTGGCGTACACTACagccaaaataatttatataaaatagaGTACAGCTCAACTTTTAAAAGCATGCACCATCTAAACAGCCTTTCCCACAAGTCATTTTCTTAGTGGGAGAAAAACTAAATTCACCCTTATCCTCCTTGTGTTATtaattgtatttatatagcatagTTTAGAAGCTGCATAGCTCATGAACTATGCTATTTAATACatgcattaaataaaaatggcatGCTACAGCACCTCAATCACATTATCACCATGTCCTTCCAATAActgttcttattttaaaaatattttattcattatatCAAATccttttgtatatatatatatatatatatatatatatatatatatatatatatatatatatatatgttgatATTAAACAAGATTAAATACATTAACGcaaacattttaagaaatggCAGGATTTGTGACATTTCTgaggtttaatttattttgttttacaaatttttttcATACAATTAGTGGCTGGACACctgaaattattttcttcttggTCTCCTAAATGACTGTGAAAAGTTGTACTATGACAAGAATATTTTAGGGCATGTATTATAGATTCCTTTTACCTTTTTTCACAACTGTTTAGGTGTTATATTAACTGTACAAAATCACCAATAACAGTTAAAAGGGAACAATGaggcaaacattttattgtaattcAGACAAAGTAAACCAAATTATTCATAAGTGGCCCCTGCCTCAATTTTGATTGATTTATTGTCACTTATTTGTCAAAGAGTAATGTAGAAATGATAATCAACAAGGGTTGATGTCAAAGAAATTAAACAGATGAAGTGGTGTGGCATCAATGTTCACCCAGTGAAATAACTTGACTTTGCTGCTGGATGTTAGCTGTTCTATTGCTTGGCAGGAATTGGCTATCGTTTATTGCATCACATAATAATCTAAGTCCATTATCTCCTAGAGAACAGAGGCTCTGTTGGGGTTTAGATTCATTTCCCGGGTTTTGTATTTAATCTTCTTGATCATCTTCAAAAGGTCAGGTGGTTCCCATTTAATGCAGGAGGAATTCTTGGATcctgaaagataaaaaaaaaatactcagtCAAAAGAAAGAAGCAAATATCTAGATTTAATTGGTGATCTGACTACAGAGGTGAAGATCTGACTGTCCCACTGCACAATAaaaagattaatcaaacacCCACCCATCAAAACTGAACACAATTCTGATTATTTCTTACTGTAAAGCCACAGATAAATATACAGGGTGTTTCTTGCTTAAACTTTCACATACTGTCACATTATAAtctcaaactttaatgtatttaactgagattttatgtgaggAAGTGGAAGTGGAGGACTGTCAACAGCACAACTATTAGtcctgcactccacaaatctggcctgaATAGATGagtggtaaatggcctgtacttgtacaGCGCTAGACCCCAAAGccctttacactacaatcagtcatccacccattcacacgctgacagtggtaggccacattgtagccacagcagCCCTGGGGCAGGCTAATGGaagcgaggctgccatacaatcggtgccaccaagccctctgaccaccatcac includes the following:
- the ncbp2 gene encoding nuclear cap-binding protein subunit 2 isoform X2 — protein: MKGNRYEQEKLLKQSNTLYVGNLSFYTTEEQVHELFSKCGDVKRIVIGLDKVKKTACGFCFVEYYTRGDAENAMRFVNGTRLDDRIIRTDWDAGFKEGRQYGRGKSGGQVRDEYRQDYDPARGGYGKLAQQHRSTERPNSF
- the ncbp2 gene encoding nuclear cap-binding protein subunit 2 isoform X1; translated protein: MSAKLDALKSDSYTEISQYRDQHFKGNRYEQEKLLKQSNTLYVGNLSFYTTEEQVHELFSKCGDVKRIVIGLDKVKKTACGFCFVEYYTRGDAENAMRFVNGTRLDDRIIRTDWDAGFKEGRQYGRGKSGGQVRDEYRQDYDPARGGYGKLAQQHRSTERPNSF